From the Candidatus Poribacteria bacterium genome, one window contains:
- a CDS encoding uroporphyrinogen-III decarboxylase-like protein, translating into MPAFPLHIEPSPDFARFERVLRRDGEPDRVPFFELFSNIQEPILAAIGRADTPPANPTPQEWWRWHTDRHIEYQHALGYDYVNIGPTGFGFPQKERPTAATKEGVRSWYLADTHTIGSREDFDAYAWPPMDTIDYSPLENLSGRLPTGMKTIPLSSGVLENVMWLLGYEPFSILLFEDPELVRDMFDAVGSRIVEFFDRCASYDVVGAVCMGDDMGFNTQTMVAPDVLREYCFPWHKRLVDAAHRHGKPAILHSCGNLDEVMDDLIACGWDAKHSYEDAVTPVWEAKERWGDRIAVLGGFDMDKVCRYTPEQVRTHTRTLIERCAPGGGWALGTGNSVANYVPVENFLTMLDEGFGRV; encoded by the coding sequence ATGCCCGCGTTTCCGCTGCATATCGAGCCGAGCCCCGACTTCGCGCGCTTCGAGCGCGTTCTCCGACGCGACGGAGAGCCCGACCGCGTTCCCTTCTTCGAGCTCTTCTCGAACATCCAAGAGCCCATCCTCGCGGCCATCGGACGGGCCGACACCCCGCCAGCCAACCCCACGCCTCAAGAGTGGTGGCGCTGGCATACCGACCGGCACATCGAGTACCAGCACGCCCTCGGCTACGATTACGTGAACATCGGGCCCACGGGCTTCGGGTTCCCCCAGAAGGAACGCCCCACGGCGGCGACCAAGGAGGGCGTCCGAAGCTGGTACCTCGCCGACACGCACACGATCGGCAGCCGCGAGGACTTCGACGCCTACGCCTGGCCCCCCATGGACACGATCGACTATTCGCCGCTGGAGAACCTCTCCGGGCGCCTTCCGACCGGCATGAAGACCATCCCGCTCAGTAGTGGTGTTCTCGAAAACGTCATGTGGCTGCTGGGCTACGAGCCGTTCAGCATCCTGCTGTTCGAGGACCCGGAGCTCGTGCGCGACATGTTCGACGCCGTCGGGTCGCGGATCGTCGAGTTCTTCGACCGGTGCGCGTCCTACGACGTCGTCGGAGCGGTCTGCATGGGCGACGACATGGGGTTCAACACACAGACGATGGTGGCTCCCGACGTGCTTCGCGAGTACTGCTTCCCGTGGCACAAACGGCTCGTGGACGCGGCGCATCGACACGGCAAGCCGGCGATCCTCCATTCATGCGGGAACCTCGACGAGGTGATGGACGACCTCATCGCCTGCGGCTGGGATGCGAAGCACTCCTACGAGGACGCCGTGACGCCCGTCTGGGAGGCGAAGGAGCGCTGGGGCGACCGGATCGCCGTCTTGGGCGGGTTCGACATGGACAAGGTGTGCCGCTACACTCCGGAGCAGGTGCGGACGCACACGCGGACGCTCATCGAGCGGTGCGCTCCCGGCGGCGGATGGGCGTTGGGAACCGGCAACAGCGTCGCGAACTACGTCCCCGTCGAGAACTTCCTGACGATGCTCGACGAAGGGTTCGGGCGAGTGTAG
- a CDS encoding zinc-binding alcohol dehydrogenase, whose amino-acid sequence MAEGRRIVVRSDGRIEVEAYDIPSPGRGQVLIETICTAVSAGTELGVQEQARSGDYHPGYSNVGRIVECGAGVDGFSPGDRVLSFGNHASHVVSGTDSPYLIPVPDDVGSDEGAFGVIGSVSMHGARKANAALGEHVLVTGVGMVGQIVVQLLARTGAETLIAMDLSSFRLEVALQHGATHTLDARASDTADAIRDLTHGRGIDVAVEASGYPDVIPSLVDYSRIGGRIVLLGSIWHRPVTLDLMPFHEKEITMMGCHQPKCPPKGNSYYPWSQEYNRRTFLHWIADGRLRIADLITHRLAADDAPTAYQLLREERDRALGVLFAF is encoded by the coding sequence ATGGCGGAAGGAAGGCGAATCGTCGTCCGGTCGGACGGGCGTATCGAGGTCGAGGCGTACGACATCCCGTCGCCGGGACGCGGACAGGTTCTCATCGAGACGATCTGCACGGCCGTCAGCGCGGGCACGGAGCTCGGCGTCCAAGAGCAGGCTCGCTCCGGCGACTACCACCCCGGCTACTCGAACGTCGGCAGGATCGTCGAGTGTGGAGCCGGCGTCGACGGATTCTCGCCGGGAGACCGCGTCCTCTCCTTCGGGAACCATGCCAGCCACGTCGTATCGGGAACCGACAGCCCCTATCTGATCCCAGTTCCGGACGACGTCGGTTCCGACGAGGGGGCGTTCGGCGTCATCGGCAGCGTGTCGATGCACGGAGCGCGCAAGGCGAACGCTGCCCTGGGCGAGCATGTCCTCGTAACCGGCGTCGGGATGGTCGGGCAAATCGTCGTCCAACTGCTTGCACGCACGGGAGCTGAGACTCTCATCGCGATGGACCTGTCTAGCTTCCGGTTGGAGGTCGCGTTGCAGCATGGCGCGACGCACACGCTCGACGCCCGCGCGAGCGACACGGCGGACGCCATTCGCGACCTCACCCACGGTCGCGGCATCGACGTCGCCGTCGAGGCGAGCGGCTATCCCGACGTGATACCCAGCCTGGTGGACTACAGCCGCATCGGGGGACGGATCGTCCTGCTGGGCTCCATCTGGCATCGCCCCGTCACGCTCGACCTGATGCCCTTCCACGAGAAAGAGATCACGATGATGGGCTGCCATCAGCCCAAGTGCCCGCCGAAAGGGAACTCCTACTACCCCTGGTCGCAGGAGTACAACCGGCGCACCTTCCTCCACTGGATCGCCGACGGCAGGCTGCGGATCGCCGACCTCATCACCCACCGGCTCGCTGCGGACGACGCGCCGACGGCGTACCAGCTCCTCCGCGAGGAGCGCGACCGCGCGCTGGGTGTCCTCTTCGCGTTCTAG
- a CDS encoding zinc-binding dehydrogenase — MRALVRYGAEPEEFGVLDVKDPSPGVGEVLLRVGGCGVCGSDLGQYGKRLGHTGHLPRIPGHEFGGEIVAVGPGVESYRVGERVVCETAASICGECELCRTGNYNLCRKRQGFGFSVDGAFAEYVVCPTRSLHRIPDGVSYVAASLTEPACVAFNAVGIHTDIRPGDVVLVIGSGAIGLMALQVARLFGATTILAGVAGDEKRLAAAAQLGADVVMKSDEQDVAEIARERTDGLGAHVVVDAVGGTPSTMELALRVVRPLGQITKIGWFHGPLPFSLDALLAKTVRLQGSFSHTWPTWERCLRLIADGKIRTEPMTSHILGLDDWSLGYELSISREAVKAVITPNGAM, encoded by the coding sequence ATGCGAGCGTTGGTGCGTTACGGCGCGGAACCGGAGGAGTTCGGCGTTCTCGATGTCAAAGACCCGTCGCCCGGGGTGGGCGAGGTGCTCCTGCGGGTCGGCGGGTGCGGCGTCTGCGGGAGCGACCTGGGGCAGTACGGCAAGCGGCTCGGACACACTGGTCATCTTCCTCGGATTCCGGGCCACGAGTTCGGCGGCGAGATCGTCGCCGTGGGACCTGGCGTCGAGTCGTACCGTGTCGGCGAGCGGGTCGTCTGCGAGACGGCGGCGTCCATCTGCGGCGAGTGCGAGCTCTGCCGGACGGGCAACTACAACCTCTGCCGCAAGCGCCAGGGCTTCGGGTTCAGCGTCGACGGCGCGTTCGCGGAATACGTCGTCTGTCCGACTCGCTCGCTGCATCGCATTCCCGACGGCGTTTCGTACGTCGCCGCTTCGCTGACGGAGCCGGCGTGTGTCGCGTTCAACGCGGTCGGCATCCATACGGACATCCGTCCTGGTGACGTGGTTCTCGTCATCGGTTCGGGAGCCATCGGCTTGATGGCGCTCCAGGTGGCGCGGCTCTTTGGCGCGACGACGATCCTCGCTGGCGTCGCCGGCGACGAGAAGCGCCTTGCCGCCGCTGCACAGCTCGGAGCCGACGTCGTCATGAAATCCGACGAGCAGGACGTCGCCGAGATCGCCCGCGAACGCACGGACGGTCTAGGGGCGCACGTCGTCGTCGATGCCGTCGGCGGCACGCCTTCGACGATGGAGCTCGCCCTGCGGGTCGTTAGGCCCCTGGGGCAGATCACTAAGATCGGCTGGTTCCACGGACCCTTGCCCTTCTCGCTCGACGCGCTCCTCGCCAAGACGGTGCGTCTCCAGGGCAGCTTCAGCCACACGTGGCCCACGTGGGAGCGCTGCCTGCGCCTGATCGCCGACGGCAAGATCCGCACGGAGCCGATGACGAGCCACATCCTCGGTCTGGACGACTGGTCGCTCGGATACGAGCTCTCGATCAGCCGCGAGGCGGTCAAGGCGGTCATCACGCCCAACGGGGCGATGTAG